Proteins from a single region of Flavobacterium sp. YJ01:
- a CDS encoding Pycsar system effector family protein produces MNLIEQSEDFVSNLLKDKLSNLYSYHNFNHTFTVVTAVKELCKKEDVEADDKEALLVAAWFHDTGYVHGYENHESTSTKVAADFLREKGKSEEFIALVSSLILATAKEYEPKTHLEKIIKDADYAHLMGTEYTTTCELLRLELKNTGIVSFSNAEWTRENLNFLLNKHRFYTDYALRKWQPLKEKNLLLIQKKINKQELKAAAAIEEENKKKDKTEKPDRGIDTLFRVTLGNHTRLSGIADSKANILLSVNAIIISIALSSIIPKLDSPKNAHLVVPTFIMLMSSVITIIFAILSTRPKVTSGFFTRGDVEAKKVNLMFFGNFYKMPLEDYDWAMNEMMKDRDYLYSTMIKDLYYLGLVLQRKYNLLRIAYNFFMFGLIITVISFVIAFKSI; encoded by the coding sequence ATGAATCTAATAGAACAATCCGAAGATTTCGTCAGTAATTTACTCAAAGATAAACTTTCTAATTTATATTCTTACCATAATTTTAACCATACTTTCACTGTGGTTACAGCGGTAAAAGAGCTTTGTAAAAAAGAAGATGTCGAAGCTGATGATAAAGAGGCGCTTTTAGTAGCGGCTTGGTTTCATGATACAGGATATGTTCATGGATATGAAAATCACGAAAGTACAAGCACTAAAGTAGCTGCTGACTTTTTGCGAGAAAAAGGAAAATCAGAGGAATTTATAGCACTTGTTTCCAGTTTGATTTTAGCTACAGCTAAAGAATATGAGCCGAAAACACATTTAGAAAAAATTATTAAAGATGCCGATTATGCGCATTTAATGGGAACTGAATATACCACAACTTGCGAATTATTGCGTTTAGAATTAAAAAATACCGGAATTGTAAGTTTCTCAAATGCCGAATGGACAAGAGAAAATTTGAATTTCTTATTGAACAAACATCGTTTTTATACCGATTATGCTTTAAGAAAATGGCAACCTTTAAAAGAAAAAAATCTATTATTGATTCAGAAAAAAATCAATAAACAAGAATTAAAAGCTGCCGCTGCCATCGAAGAAGAAAACAAAAAGAAAGATAAAACAGAAAAACCAGATCGCGGAATTGATACTTTATTTCGTGTTACACTTGGAAACCACACGCGTTTAAGCGGAATTGCCGATAGTAAAGCAAATATTTTATTGTCTGTAAATGCAATTATTATTTCGATTGCGCTTTCGTCGATTATTCCAAAATTGGATAGTCCGAAAAATGCGCATTTGGTTGTTCCGACTTTTATTATGCTGATGTCTAGTGTAATTACGATTATTTTTGCGATTCTTTCGACAAGACCAAAAGTAACATCAGGATTTTTTACAAGAGGAGATGTCGAAGCTAAAAAAGTAAATTTAATGTTCTTCGGAAATTTCTATAAAATGCCTTTGGAAGATTACGATTGGGCAATGAATGAAATGATGAAAGACCGTGATTATCTTTATTCAACCATGATAAAAGATTTATATTATCTAGGTTTGGTTTTACAGCGAAAATATAATCTACTCCGAATTGCCTACAATTTCTTTATGTTCGGATTGATTATAACGGTAATCTCGTTTGTTATTGCTTTTAAATCTATTTAA
- a CDS encoding GAF domain-containing protein: MDIQFFKESPFATIISFHKLIESFEEIALSDVDYRSNYAKAILEQIDLIPELRTGITDYSVIKDNEALIKNILADLFPTALTHNEIKAVTIPFQNISFNYTERFKKILKNAGDEFYMEIRDFSEHQFYINNCCLILSYYYNQHIDFNQPFFYDIPDENGVERHYRILYNADFMEIIPTENAIDLTQEDIDQLIDNYNDIDLWKSKFPKGSWILRGFGIVSLFDATTESAISTLKSNLLKPGATTATSGEEISNIFQSIFNLANLKVGFIIYNPEEEKFLRPEKYDTQLRSFLLSTEQELDCKNAFFGCSFENLLDKNEPFVISNVKKFTEESTNKRLGEHLLKQNIQSCIFAPVIKDGHLLGVVELVSEKPRDLNSVNATKLDLVLPYLTDTIDRYNTDMQHQVEAIIQREYTTIHPSVYWKFKKESQNYFQNLNHTKDYIFKEIVFKNVFPLYGQIDIKGSSEHRNETVKTDLKSQLTALLEIFDNQKPNSNLVLLEQRKFELESLRSELDFPLKADTEQHIQRYIEEEIHPILKNTKGSAKDEKLAELYFEKLDEKTGMFYHERKKFDNAMSIINKRLATVLDKKQVEAQQIYPHYYERFKTDGVEHNLYIGASISPTKPFDIMYLHNLRLWQLQTLCEMELEHHELKESLPYELDVTSLILVFSSPLSIRFRMDEKRFDVDGTYNARYEVVKKRIDKSNIKGTNERITEKEKITIVYSQNSEEAEYLKYIKYLQHKKILEPAIEQFEVEDLQGVSGLRAIRVKVINNTSNLKTKKITYQDLLDELN, encoded by the coding sequence ATGGATATTCAATTTTTCAAAGAAAGTCCTTTTGCCACCATAATCTCTTTTCATAAGCTAATTGAATCTTTTGAAGAAATTGCTTTGTCTGATGTTGATTACAGATCAAATTACGCCAAAGCTATTTTAGAACAGATCGATTTGATTCCAGAATTACGAACAGGAATTACCGATTATTCTGTTATTAAAGACAATGAAGCTTTAATCAAAAATATATTAGCCGATTTATTTCCGACTGCGTTAACTCACAACGAAATAAAAGCGGTTACGATTCCATTTCAAAATATCTCTTTTAATTACACAGAACGTTTCAAAAAAATTCTTAAAAATGCTGGAGATGAATTTTATATGGAAATTCGTGATTTTAGCGAACATCAATTCTATATCAATAATTGCTGTTTGATTCTTAGCTATTATTACAATCAGCATATTGACTTTAATCAGCCTTTTTTCTACGATATTCCAGATGAAAATGGTGTAGAAAGGCATTACAGAATTTTGTATAATGCTGATTTCATGGAAATTATTCCGACCGAAAATGCTATTGATTTAACTCAGGAAGATATTGACCAGCTTATTGATAATTATAATGATATTGATTTATGGAAATCTAAATTCCCAAAAGGAAGTTGGATTTTAAGAGGTTTTGGAATTGTTTCTTTATTTGACGCTACGACAGAAAGTGCAATTTCTACTTTAAAAAGTAATTTGCTAAAACCTGGCGCAACAACCGCTACTTCAGGAGAGGAGATTTCTAACATATTTCAGTCTATTTTTAATCTTGCGAATCTAAAAGTCGGTTTCATTATTTATAATCCAGAAGAAGAGAAATTTCTAAGACCCGAAAAATATGACACACAACTTAGAAGTTTTTTACTTTCGACCGAACAGGAATTAGATTGTAAAAATGCTTTTTTTGGCTGTTCATTCGAAAATTTATTGGACAAGAATGAGCCTTTTGTAATTTCTAATGTCAAAAAATTCACAGAAGAATCAACAAATAAAAGACTTGGCGAGCATTTATTAAAGCAAAATATTCAAAGCTGTATTTTTGCTCCAGTTATAAAAGACGGTCATTTGTTGGGTGTTGTAGAATTAGTTTCTGAAAAGCCAAGAGATTTAAATAGCGTAAATGCCACAAAATTGGATTTAGTTCTGCCGTATTTAACAGACACAATTGATCGTTACAATACGGATATGCAGCATCAAGTTGAAGCTATTATTCAGCGTGAGTACACTACAATTCACCCAAGTGTCTATTGGAAATTTAAAAAAGAATCTCAAAATTATTTTCAAAATCTAAATCATACCAAAGATTATATTTTTAAGGAAATTGTTTTTAAAAATGTATTTCCGCTTTATGGTCAAATAGATATTAAAGGTTCGTCTGAACATCGAAATGAAACTGTAAAAACTGATTTGAAAAGTCAGCTTACAGCTCTTTTGGAAATCTTTGATAATCAGAAACCAAATTCGAATCTAGTTCTTTTAGAACAAAGAAAATTTGAATTAGAATCACTTCGAAGTGAATTGGATTTTCCTTTAAAAGCAGATACAGAACAACATATTCAGCGTTATATTGAAGAAGAAATTCATCCGATTTTAAAAAACACAAAAGGCAGCGCTAAAGACGAAAAATTAGCAGAACTTTATTTTGAAAAGCTGGATGAAAAAACTGGAATGTTTTATCACGAAAGAAAAAAGTTTGATAACGCAATGTCTATTATCAACAAAAGGCTAGCAACGGTTTTAGACAAAAAACAAGTTGAAGCGCAACAAATATATCCACACTATTACGAACGTTTTAAAACGGATGGTGTTGAACATAATTTATATATTGGAGCTTCAATTTCGCCAACTAAACCTTTTGATATTATGTATTTACATAATCTTCGTTTATGGCAATTGCAGACTTTATGCGAAATGGAATTAGAACATCACGAACTTAAAGAATCACTTCCATATGAATTGGATGTAACTTCTTTGATTTTGGTTTTCAGTTCTCCGCTTTCTATTCGTTTTAGAATGGATGAAAAACGTTTTGATGTTGACGGAACGTATAATGCAAGATATGAAGTCGTTAAAAAACGAATTGACAAATCGAACATTAAAGGAACAAACGAGAGAATTACTGAAAAAGAAAAAATTACAATTGTTTACTCTCAAAATAGTGAAGAAGCAGAATATTTAAAATATATAAAATACCTGCAGCACAAGAAAATTTTAGAGCCAGCAATTGAACAATTTGAAGTAGAAGATCTTCAAGGCGTTTCTGGTTTGAGAGCGATTCGTGTTAAAGTAATTAATAACACTTCCAATTTGAAGACAAAAAAAATAACCTATCAAGATTTATTAGATGAGCTCAACTAA
- a CDS encoding SDR family oxidoreductase, which produces MKNLENKVAIVTGGNSGIGYAAAADLVAKGAKVIVTGRNKEALVKAETELNVTGIVADQSDLKSIDSLVEQVKAQFGKVDILFLNAGIAAFAPVDSASEDHYDSIMNVNVKGVYFTVQKVLPILNDGGSIIFNTSVNAQLGMPGSSVYGASKAAVLSLNRIFAAELAPRKIRVNAVSPGPIETPLYGKVGLEKEEVEGLGAALGNKILLKRFGQAAEVAKTISFLASDDSSFITGTEIVVDGGLTVNTVL; this is translated from the coding sequence ATGAAAAATTTAGAAAACAAAGTAGCAATCGTGACAGGTGGAAACAGTGGAATAGGATACGCAGCAGCGGCAGATTTAGTAGCAAAAGGAGCAAAAGTAATTGTAACAGGAAGAAACAAAGAGGCTTTAGTGAAAGCAGAAACAGAATTGAATGTTACTGGAATCGTTGCAGATCAATCTGATTTAAAATCAATTGACAGTTTGGTAGAACAAGTAAAAGCACAATTCGGAAAAGTTGATATTTTATTCTTAAATGCAGGAATCGCAGCTTTTGCTCCAGTAGATTCAGCTTCAGAAGATCATTATGACAGTATTATGAATGTGAACGTTAAAGGAGTTTATTTTACAGTTCAAAAAGTCTTGCCAATTTTAAACGATGGAGGTTCTATTATTTTTAATACTTCCGTAAATGCCCAATTAGGAATGCCAGGCTCAAGCGTATATGGAGCAAGTAAAGCAGCAGTTTTATCATTAAACAGAATTTTTGCAGCAGAATTAGCACCAAGAAAAATCAGAGTAAATGCGGTTTCTCCTGGTCCAATTGAAACTCCATTATACGGTAAAGTTGGTTTAGAAAAAGAAGAAGTAGAAGGTTTAGGAGCTGCTTTAGGAAACAAAATTTTGTTGAAACGTTTTGGACAAGCTGCAGAAGTTGCTAAAACAATCAGTTTCTTAGCTTCAGATGATTCTTCATTCATTACAGGAACTGAAATTGTTGTTGACGGCGGACTTACTGTAAATACAGTATTATAA
- a CDS encoding TetR/AcrR family transcriptional regulator, protein MARTKEFNEDQALEKAIEIFWHKGYNGTSAQDLVTHLGLSRSSLYDTFGDKQKLFVKSLKRYQQQNQESLTELFENSENIRTTITEIFKQAVLESLQDNITKGCFMVNSAVELAMHDPEIGKIVHDNQKVVEDIFYNAVKKGQESGQISDKQEARSLARFIFNNYSGIRVLARSGEKDKQVYDDILKAIFSLF, encoded by the coding sequence ATGGCTAGAACGAAAGAATTTAACGAAGATCAGGCTTTAGAGAAAGCAATTGAAATTTTTTGGCACAAAGGTTACAACGGAACTTCTGCACAAGATTTGGTAACGCATTTAGGATTAAGTCGTTCGAGTTTGTATGATACTTTTGGCGATAAGCAAAAGCTTTTTGTAAAGTCTTTAAAACGCTATCAGCAACAAAACCAGGAAAGTTTAACAGAGCTTTTTGAAAACTCTGAGAATATCAGAACAACAATTACCGAAATTTTCAAACAAGCTGTTTTAGAAAGCCTTCAAGACAACATTACAAAAGGTTGTTTTATGGTAAATTCTGCGGTCGAATTGGCGATGCACGATCCTGAAATTGGAAAAATTGTTCACGATAACCAGAAAGTGGTTGAAGATATTTTTTATAATGCGGTAAAAAAAGGGCAGGAGTCAGGTCAGATTTCAGATAAACAAGAAGCCAGATCGCTAGCGCGTTTTATCTTTAATAATTATTCGGGAATTCGGGTTTTGGCTAGATCAGGCGAGAAAGACAAACAAGTTTACGATGATATTTTAAAAGCAATTTTTTCTTTATTTTAG
- a CDS encoding nucleoid-associated protein has product MINLFNTHIETLAIHRVGNKSRNEAIFLSEQPFNLNDEIVPLIKEFFFKPFREKEENYYQFAHEVDLDYNDMFKYATEIFSNPSSVHEVSKNITKHLYEQSNHPHIKNGEVYVTYLTNLSIDNNVVDAIGIFKSELQADFLQFEEKNSNLEMILQQGINLNKLDKGCLIFNYKKEEGYKILTVDSNRYDARYWLEHFLSVDAFEDENFITKKYLKFCQNFAKDVVLPAEDKKEEVMFMNRSVNYFAKNDQFEEQNFLNEVLDNPDLIPEFKNYKVDKGEKYSIEDVTSFPIANAAVSDARKSIKNVINLDTHIQIKMDFINPESAEKFVEKGWDEEKQMYYYLVYFNKEEKS; this is encoded by the coding sequence ATGATAAATCTTTTCAACACCCACATCGAGACGCTGGCGATACACCGCGTAGGAAACAAAAGCCGTAACGAAGCTATTTTTTTATCGGAGCAGCCATTTAATTTAAATGATGAAATTGTTCCTTTGATAAAAGAATTCTTTTTTAAGCCTTTTAGAGAAAAAGAAGAAAACTATTATCAGTTTGCACACGAAGTGGACTTGGATTACAACGACATGTTTAAATACGCGACTGAGATTTTCTCAAATCCGTCGAGTGTACATGAGGTTTCTAAAAACATCACTAAACATTTATACGAGCAATCAAATCATCCGCATATTAAAAACGGAGAGGTTTATGTAACGTATTTGACCAATTTAAGCATTGATAATAATGTTGTAGATGCAATCGGTATTTTTAAAAGCGAATTGCAGGCTGACTTTTTACAGTTTGAAGAAAAAAACAGCAACCTTGAAATGATTCTACAACAAGGGATCAACTTGAATAAACTGGATAAAGGATGTTTGATCTTCAATTACAAAAAAGAAGAAGGATACAAAATTTTAACCGTAGACAGCAACCGTTACGACGCGCGTTATTGGTTGGAGCACTTTTTATCTGTTGATGCTTTTGAAGATGAAAATTTCATCACTAAAAAATATTTAAAGTTCTGTCAAAACTTCGCAAAAGATGTAGTTTTGCCAGCAGAAGACAAGAAAGAGGAAGTAATGTTTATGAACCGATCTGTGAATTATTTCGCTAAAAATGATCAGTTTGAAGAGCAGAATTTCTTGAATGAAGTATTAGACAATCCTGATTTGATTCCTGAATTCAAAAACTATAAAGTTGATAAAGGAGAAAAATACAGCATCGAAGATGTAACCTCATTCCCTATCGCCAACGCAGCGGTTTCTGACGCTAGAAAATCGATTAAAAATGTGATTAATTTAGATACTCACATTCAAATCAAAATGGATTTTATTAATCCAGAAAGTGCAGAAAAATTTGTTGAAAAAGGCTGGGATGAAGAAAAACAAATGTATTACTACTTAGTTTACTTCAACAAAGAAGAAAAAAGCTAA
- a CDS encoding four helix bundle protein, which yields MSNFRTLLVWQKSMTLITKIYSLTNKFPKEEIFGLISQIRRSSISIPSNIAEGYGRESDKELLRFLSISIGSLFEMQTQLEIAKNISYLKEDDFNTLYEDSREVERMLVSFIKKIKDRTKP from the coding sequence ATGAGCAATTTTAGAACTTTATTGGTTTGGCAGAAATCGATGACCTTGATTACCAAAATTTATTCCTTAACAAACAAATTTCCAAAAGAAGAAATCTTCGGATTAATTTCACAAATTAGACGTAGTTCGATTTCTATTCCAAGCAATATTGCCGAAGGATATGGAAGAGAAAGTGACAAAGAACTTTTGCGTTTTTTAAGCATTTCTATTGGTTCTCTATTTGAAATGCAAACGCAATTAGAGATCGCAAAAAATATATCTTATTTAAAAGAAGACGATTTTAACACCCTATACGAGGACAGTCGCGAAGTAGAAAGAATGTTAGTTTCTTTTATAAAAAAAATAAAAGACAGAACTAAACCTTAG
- a CDS encoding HPP family protein, with amino-acid sequence MPTEKIKRSYRKTRYILYKETLIDFKEHFWSFLGSFVGIGILAYVQSIHFSGSDAVYLIGSFGASSVLVYGIIQSPFSQPRNLIGGHVISALVGVTVHKLVPDIMYIAAPLAVSIAIILMQITKTLHPPGGATALIAVIGTEKVKALGYMYVLSPVLSGVLILFLTALIFNNMTSSRSYPSHSTYHKHYHKIRKRLARK; translated from the coding sequence ATGCCAACTGAAAAAATAAAAAGAAGCTACCGCAAAACACGTTACATTCTTTACAAAGAAACTTTAATTGATTTTAAAGAACATTTTTGGTCTTTTTTAGGCTCATTTGTTGGAATTGGAATTTTAGCTTACGTACAATCGATACATTTTTCTGGTTCTGACGCAGTTTATTTAATCGGTTCTTTTGGAGCTTCGAGTGTTTTGGTTTACGGAATTATCCAGAGTCCGTTTTCGCAACCAAGAAATTTAATTGGTGGACACGTTATTTCTGCTCTTGTCGGTGTAACGGTTCATAAATTGGTTCCAGATATTATGTATATCGCCGCTCCATTGGCCGTTTCAATTGCCATAATCTTAATGCAAATTACCAAAACGCTTCATCCGCCTGGAGGGGCAACTGCATTAATTGCTGTTATTGGAACCGAAAAAGTAAAAGCTTTAGGTTATATGTATGTTCTTTCTCCTGTTTTAAGTGGAGTTTTGATTTTATTTTTAACGGCTTTGATTTTTAATAATATGACTTCGAGCAGAAGTTATCCGAGCCACAGTACTTATCACAAACATTATCATAAGATTCGAAAGAGATTGGCGAGAAAATAG
- a CDS encoding chloride channel protein: MNKTAQIKKNHQFIKFRKLVIVSILIGFLSAFLGISLKKITEYYEEIFFHEVSVHPIFYIIFPVFGLSVIYFLRQYLFKKKENKGIKEVFESTASKSKNLPSYKIPSHFINGLLTVIFGGSTGIEVSTVVATATIGSVAHEKENVFRQYKTELICAGVAAGVTALFSSPIAGVLFAFEVISRKVTRAFIISNLIAVSIAFGLLTILKEEPLFAVSITTWNLKAIPYFILLGILAGMNSVYLTRCVLFFKSQFGKIDTHYYKIILGSAVLSLSLFFFPKLYGEGYHAIKGIFGNTHQAQLTITLALTFIGILILKPIVTSITLASGGDGGVFAPSLFIGAFLGLLLASILNSFFHVNVIPVNFMIIGMAAVLSASIHAPFTAIFLVCGLTNDYTLFFPILAVCLISKYTAKTIYPYTVYSYSPSLVK, translated from the coding sequence ATGAACAAAACGGCGCAAATCAAAAAAAATCATCAATTCATTAAATTCCGAAAATTAGTTATTGTTTCTATTTTAATTGGCTTTCTTTCAGCCTTTCTCGGAATTTCACTAAAAAAAATAACCGAATACTACGAAGAAATCTTCTTTCATGAAGTTTCAGTTCATCCCATATTTTACATCATATTTCCAGTTTTTGGTCTGTCAGTAATCTATTTTTTAAGACAATATCTTTTTAAGAAAAAAGAAAACAAAGGAATCAAAGAAGTTTTTGAAAGTACAGCATCAAAATCTAAAAATCTTCCATCTTATAAAATTCCATCTCACTTTATCAATGGATTATTAACCGTTATTTTTGGAGGTTCAACAGGAATCGAAGTTTCTACAGTTGTAGCCACAGCAACTATTGGTTCTGTTGCGCACGAAAAAGAAAATGTTTTCCGTCAATATAAAACAGAATTAATTTGCGCGGGAGTTGCGGCGGGAGTTACGGCACTTTTTAGCAGTCCGATTGCGGGAGTTTTATTTGCCTTCGAAGTCATTTCAAGAAAAGTTACACGAGCATTTATCATTTCAAATTTAATTGCCGTTTCTATTGCTTTTGGATTATTGACCATTTTAAAAGAAGAACCATTATTTGCAGTTTCAATTACAACATGGAATTTAAAAGCCATTCCGTATTTTATTCTTTTAGGAATTTTAGCTGGAATGAATTCTGTTTATCTAACACGTTGTGTATTATTCTTCAAATCTCAATTCGGAAAAATCGATACACATTATTATAAAATCATTTTAGGATCTGCTGTTTTGAGTCTTTCCTTATTCTTTTTTCCAAAATTATACGGAGAAGGTTATCACGCTATAAAAGGAATTTTTGGAAATACGCATCAAGCTCAATTAACAATTACTTTAGCGCTGACATTTATCGGAATTTTAATTCTAAAACCAATTGTTACCTCAATAACATTGGCTTCAGGCGGTGACGGCGGTGTTTTCGCGCCAAGTTTATTTATTGGAGCTTTTTTAGGATTATTATTAGCTTCGATTTTAAACAGTTTTTTTCATGTAAATGTAATTCCGGTTAACTTTATGATTATCGGAATGGCTGCCGTTTTGAGTGCAAGCATTCATGCGCCTTTTACAGCTATTTTTCTGGTTTGCGGATTAACAAACGATTATACATTATTTTTCCCAATTCTAGCCGTTTGTTTGATTTCAAAATACACTGCAAAAACGATTTATCCTTATACCGTTTATAGTTATTCACCAAGTTTAGTGAAATAA
- a CDS encoding VOC family protein has translation MLTLNKVHHIAILCSDYEKSKYFYTQILGLTIIREIYREERQSYKLDLALNGSYVVELFSFPNPPQRPSRPEAVGLRHLAFEVINLEETITFLTSKNIESEPIRIDETTEKRFTFITDPDLLPIEFYER, from the coding sequence ATGCTCACACTTAATAAAGTTCATCATATTGCCATTTTATGTTCTGATTACGAAAAATCGAAATATTTCTACACTCAGATTTTAGGTTTAACGATTATTAGAGAAATTTATCGCGAAGAACGCCAATCTTATAAATTAGATTTGGCTTTAAATGGCTCTTATGTTGTTGAATTATTCTCCTTTCCAAATCCGCCGCAAAGACCTTCTAGACCTGAGGCAGTTGGTTTAAGACATTTGGCTTTTGAAGTAATAAATTTAGAAGAAACCATCACATTTTTAACTTCAAAAAATATAGAATCTGAACCTATCAGAATTGACGAAACTACTGAAAAACGTTTTACTTTTATTACTGATCCTGATTTATTGCCGATTGAGTTTTATGAAAGGTAA
- a CDS encoding sugar O-acetyltransferase has protein sequence MKTEKEKMISGEYYNAFDPELLKGRRAAKNLLHSLNVKEYRVTKKAKEILNELIPNAGAGLYIEPPFHCDYGYNIFAGENVYFNVNCVVLDCAPVIIGSNVFIAPNVQIYTASHPLDAELRKTLENAYPVTIGDDCWIGGNSVICPGVTIGKGCVIGAGSVVTKDIPDNSLAVGNPAKVIRKLNQEPESKK, from the coding sequence ATGAAAACAGAAAAAGAAAAAATGATCTCTGGCGAATACTACAATGCCTTTGATCCAGAATTACTAAAAGGTCGCCGTGCCGCAAAAAACCTTTTACACAGTTTAAATGTAAAAGAATATAGAGTTACTAAAAAAGCAAAAGAAATTTTAAACGAACTGATTCCAAATGCTGGAGCAGGTTTATATATTGAACCACCTTTTCATTGCGATTATGGCTATAATATTTTTGCAGGCGAAAACGTTTATTTCAATGTGAATTGTGTGGTTTTGGACTGTGCGCCTGTAATTATTGGCTCAAATGTATTTATTGCGCCAAATGTTCAAATTTACACGGCTTCTCATCCGCTTGACGCCGAATTAAGAAAAACATTAGAAAATGCTTATCCTGTTACCATTGGAGACGATTGTTGGATTGGAGGCAATTCTGTTATTTGCCCTGGAGTTACTATTGGAAAAGGTTGTGTAATCGGCGCTGGATCTGTAGTAACTAAAGATATTCCAGACAATTCTTTGGCTGTTGGAAATCCTGCTAAAGTTATCCGAAAATTAAATCAAGAACCTGAATCTAAAAAATAA